CGGACGCCCTGTAACATCACGACGATCCCGACGACGAACGCCAAGGCGCGCGAGAAGATCGTCGCGATCGCCGCCCCGGCGACTCCCGATCCCGTGTAGCCAGTCGATGCGAAAAGCGATGCTTCCACGCCGCGCAGGCCGAGCATCCCGAAGAGCGGGTTGCCGTCGAACCCGAAGATCAGGATCGGGTCGATCGCGATGTTCAGCACGACGGAGCCCAACATCACGAGCATCGGGGTGACGGTGTCGCCGTAACCGCGCATCAGCGCAATGAACACGAAGAAACCGAACATGAACGGCATCCCCGCGGAGATCACCTGCATATACCCCGCCGCGAGCGGTTGGACGTCCGGCGAAGCCCCGAGAAAACTAATGAACGGGCCGACGGCGAAGTATCCGACTACACCCAGTAGAATCGAGCCCAACGTGGCGAACGCCACGGTCTGAGAGGCCGCGTACTCGGCTTCGCCCTCTTCGCCCGCCCCGGTGTGCTGGGCGACGAGGACGCTCCCGGCGACCGAGAGGCCCATTCCCAGCGAGATGAGCAGGAATACCATCGGAAAGGCGAAACTGATCGCCGCCAGCGCCTCCGTGCTGTACTGGCCGAGCCAGAAGGTATCGGCGAGGTTGTACGCCGTCTGGAGGAGGTTCGTGATGACGATCGGCAAGGAGAGATAGAACAGCGGCCGACCGATGTCTCCGCTCGTCAGATTCAGCTCCTCCGGCCCCTTGAACAGCGAGCCGATACGGTTTCGGAGGCTCATTCAGTCGCGCTCCCGACTCCGGCCGCTTCCGCACCCAGTTCGATGTTGTCGGGCGCGACGTCCCCTGCACAGAGCGTCTCCGCGATGTACTCTTTCAGTGCGTCAGCGGACTCCTCGGGCGGGTGACCGACGCCGACGTGCCTCGTTTGGACGCCGTTGACGAACGTCGTGAGGAACGATGCGACCGCATCGGGATCGACGTCGTCGTCGAATCGCCCCGATTCGATACCCTCCTCGACGATATCTCCGATCGCGTTCGAGAACGACTCGTCGAACCGCTCCAGCCGGTCCCGAAACGCGGAATCGTACGGTGACTGGGCTTTGATCTCCAAGAGTGCGGTCTGAAACGCCTGCTCGTCTTCGCGGTCACTAATGAACGTATCGACCAGCATATAGAGACGTTCCTCGGCCGGATATCCCTCCGTACCGGAAAGCCGATCGGTGAATCGGTCGTAGAGGTGATCGAGATACGCCAACAGCAGGTCGTGCTTCCCGTCGTAGTGATAGTGAATCGAGGCCTTGCACAGATCCACTTCGTCCGCGATGTCCTGCATCGTTACGTCCGCGTACCCGTGCGTGCACAGCGCGTCGTGAGTGGCGTGTAGAATTTCGACCGCCGTGTCCTCAGTCATGTGTGGCGCTCCATTCGTTGTCGAAACTGACTGTCCGGTCAGTCAAAAACTGTTCGATCTCGAAGTGGTAGTCGTCTCAACCCCGGTCCGGTTCGCTGGCTCACTACGGAATGAGAACCGCCCGCGACTGCAGGGCTGAAACGCTACTCGGGCGTTCACTGCGCCCCGACTCACGAACTCGTGGTGATCCACCTCCGGACCGATCGCCCGGCCGGCGCTTCGGCCGGGGATTTATCGCATCCTGTCACAAGGTGTCCGTATGACCGGGAACCTCGTCGGGGCCGACGAAACGCTCTTTCGGATCGTCGAGGCGATGGCGGGGGCGGGTTCGATGGGTGTCACCGAAGTCGCGACTCGCCTCGATCTCACAAAGAGCACAGCGCACAGGCATTTACAGACGCTCGCGGCGCACGGATACGCGGTCAACGACGGGGGCACGTACCGTCTCTCTCACCAGTGGTTCCACCTCGGGACCGCCGTGAAATCCAGCGACCCGTTCTATCTCGCCTCCCGACGCGAACTCGTGGTGCTCGCCGATCGGACGGGGAAGACGGTCTGGGGGGCCGTCGAGGAGATGGGCGAGTTGATGTTCGTCAACGGAGCCGGCGCGCGTCCCACGCACAACCCCGATCTGCTGATCGGCAACTGGTCGTCGATCACGGAAACGGCCGCCGGGAAGGCGATTCTCGCCGCGCTTTCCGAGGAGCGGACCGCCGAGATCGTCGAGAACGCCGGCGGTGAGAAGTCGATCGAAGATATCCGAACCGAGCTCGAGTACGTCAGAACGCGCGGCTACGCCACCAATCTGGGCGAACGAATCTCGGGAATCTACGCGATGGGGATGGCAGTCGTCGTCGACGACAGCGTCTTCGGAGCGATCTCGTTGTCGAGTTCGTCGGACGACCTTATCACGACCGACCGCGAGGCGTCGGTGGCCGCGCTGTCGGAGGCCGTCGAGCGTGTCGAAGAGAACGTGAGCGAACACACCTGAGGACGGGGGTCGCTCATTCAACGCGCCACGCTCGACGGTTGAGCTCTCAAAGGGATTATCGTAACTGTCCATAGATTCTCGCCACGTGGGGTGGCGAGACTTCTATAGTAGCATTTGCAAGTCCTCACTCACTCGATCGCGCGACTGCGTGCGATCAGATGAGAGGTCAGTTGCAAATGCTACTATATGAGGATTTACGAGAATCCCTATCACTCCGCGCGCTCGCCGCCGGAGACGAACTCCTTGATCACCGTTCCCTCGGCGCGGTGGAGTTTCTCGCTCGTTGTCGATTTGGCGAGGCCCACCGCCTCCGCCAGTTCGGTGAGCGTGCTCGTCCGCGGCGTGTCGTAGTAGCCGCGCTCGACCGCCGTTTCGAGAAGCTCGTACTGCTCGTCGGTGAGAAGCGCTTGGGTGCCGATCGATTGCGTGATCCAGACGAGATCGAACGGGATGCCGAACTGTTCGAGGAGCGCGCCGAGCTCCGAGAGCTTCTCGCGGGGTGCGGTCAGTTCGACCGTCACCTCGCCGTCGACGATCGTTATCGGGAGTTCCAACGGGATCCCCGCCTCGCTCAGCGAGCGGATCAACAGCGGTTCGGTGGTCTCGAACTGCACGAGCGCTCGGGTGGCCTGTGCCTCCAAAACTGTGACCGAGGTCACCGTGTCGTAGTCGTCGATCGCGCTCACGATCGGTTCGATGTCCGCGGCGGTCACCTCGACGAGACCGACGCCGGTGTCGCCCGCGGGCATCGCCGCGAGCACCGTGAACTCGGCGTCGGGGTGGTCCGTCGAGAGCGCCGAGACCCACACCTGTTCGGGGAGATCCAAGGAGAGTTTCGCTCGGGGCATCGGTACACGATCGTTATTCGAGCGGAGAAAGTAAAGTACCCGCGAATATGTTCGGTCTATGCGCGCCCATCCGAGAATGGCCGCGTCGTGTTTTCTCTGTCGTCGTCTATGATCCGACTGTCCTATGACTCCGACGGAACCCAACGCGGACGAACGCGGTGCAGCGTCGCCGATCACCCGTCGTGGCGTGCTCCGGGCCCTCGGCGGCGTCGCCGCCACGGGAACGCTCATCGGCGGTGCATCGGTCGGCGCTCGCGCGCAATCGTCCGGAACGGATCTCGATTCGTGGTTCGAGAACACCTCCAACTACGACGGCGTCGTCGATCGAACCGACGGCGACGCGGTGACGGTCGAGGTCGGCGTGGACGCGAACGACGGCGCGTTCGGGTTCGGCCCAGCCGCGATACGCGTCGCTCCGGGAACGACGGTCACGTGGTCGTGGACCGGTGGCGGGGGATCGCACAACGTCGTCGACGTCGAGGGAAACTTCGAATCTGATCTCGTCGACGCCACGGATCACACGTTCGAGCACACGTTCGAGAGCGAGGGCACGTACACCTACTCCTGCGTCCCGCACGAGCAGATGGGAATGAAGGGCGCGGTCGTCGTCGGCGAAGGCGGCGGTGGAAGTGACGGAGGTGGAAGCGGTAGCGCCGGCGGAAACGGTGGCTCGGGCGGAAGCAGTGGCGAGAGTGAAGGCGAGTCTGCGGGCTCTGGAGCGGCGGTTGCGGCTCCCTTCGGCGACTCCGGAACCCGTAACCTCGGCGGCCTCGCGCTCGGTGGCGTTTTCGCGACTGCGCTGGCGTCACCGGGGCTCTTCGGTGCCTTCCTCTGGTTCAAACAGCGCGGCGACGAGTGAGCGCTGCGCACGGCAGACGGCTCGGAACCGCTGGTTCTCGCCCCGGAGGCTACTCCCCGCTCGTCTCGGATCTGACTTCGCCCCACATCTCCGACAGTTGGTCGGCGGCCGAGCGCGACGGCGGGACCACTGTCAGCTCTAGTTCGCCCTTCGAGCGCGTGACGACGACTTCCTCGAAATCGATCGAGTACCGCGCGGCGTCGGCGCGCTTACGCTTCCGGAGTAATCCGGCCTCGGCCATCGCTTCGAGTTTCTGATACGCGGTCGATCGGGGGATGTCGCACGCGTCAGCGATTTCGGCCGCCGTCTTCGCGTGATCGAGCGTGCGGAGGACGTCCCAGCACTGCTCGCTCGCGAGCGAGCCGAACACCGCGTCGAAATCCGGATCGAGTGCGTTAGAGAGCGGATTCGAGGTCATCTCAGATCGTGTTCTCCCCGAACGTCGTCGTTCGGTACGTCGGTTTCTCGTCGCCGTTTGTAAACACTCCGCTCCGGCCCCCGAGTCGCATTGCCGATTCTTCGCTCTCGACGGAGTTCCGATTCGCCCCGAATATGTTCGATCAGATCTGTCGCCGTTGGAACCGCGTTGACCTTATACGGGGCCTACCCGCCGAGGGAGAACTGCAATGGCTACCTACGGTGCACCCGGTTCGACGATGTCTCGTCGCGAGTTCCTCGCAGCGACTGGGAGCGCGGGACTCCTCGGCGCGGCAGGTTGTACGGCACCGACGAACGAGCGGACGCAGGCCGGGGTGGGAGCCGGCGCTACCGCGGCGGCGACACAGGACGAATCGCTTCCGTCGACCAGCCCGCCGGAGGTCGTCGACGTCGACGAACAGGGCGGGTCGGTGACGCTGAAATCTCGCCCCGCGCGCCACACGGCACATCCGTTGGAGACGATGGGCGGCCCGGTCGACATCCCGCAGGTGTGGGCGTTCCAGGCCGACGACGGCGATCCGAGCGTCCCCGGGCCGATCCTCCGGACGACTGAGGGGAACGATATGGAGGTTACCTTGGACAACACGGAGGGAATGCGGCCGCACACGCTGCACTTCCACGGGGTCCGGAAGGCGTGGAAAGACGACGGCGTGCCGACGACGACGGGGATTCGCGTGGATCCCGGCGAGGAGCACACGTACACGATCCCCGCGAACGTGCCCGGCACCCACCTGTATCACTGCCACTACCAGACGCACCGGCACATCGAGATGGGGATGTACGGGATCTTCCGCGTCGATCCCGAGGGGTACGAGCCCGCCGATCGGGAGTACTTTATGACCGTCAAAGACTGGGACTCTCGGCTCCCGCGGCAGATGGCCGGCGAGGACGTGAGCTACGATCCCAGAAATCGCAACCCCGACATCTTCACCGTCAACGGCAAGAGCGCGCCGCGGACGCTGCACCCCGAGGACGGCTCGCCCATCATCGTCAGCGAGGGCGATCAGGTCCGAGTCCACTTCGCGAACAACGGCTATATGAGCCACCCGCTGCACATCCACAACCACCGCTTCAAGCGGGTCGAGAAGGACGGCGGACGGATTCCCGAGGCCGCCCAACACGAGATGGACGTCACGAACGTCGCGCCCGCCGAGCGCCACACGATCGAGTTCACCGCGGACGCGGAGCCCGGGATCTACCTGCTGCACTGCCACAAGGTGAACCACGTGATGAACGGCGGCTTCTACCCCGGCGGGATGCTCGGCGGCGTCGTCTACGAGGCGGCGATGGATACGGACATCTTCGCCCAGCTGATGGAGTACGCCGGTTACGAGGGATAGACGGCTGAGGACCGTCGACGAATGCGACGTCGGCAAACATCCTTCGCCGACGTCGCGATCGGTGCGGGGTCCCACCGCGTCCGATCGGCCGAACATATTCGCCCCCACTGAGCCGCTTCGGGAACGGGCGGGACCGCTCTTTTGTGGGTCGCACCTACGACCCCGTGTATGCAGATACGACGTAAGACAATCGCGAAAGTGATCGCCGTCGTGTTCATTTTCAATCTCGTGGTGATGGGCACGGGGGCGTGGTTCGCGTATCAGGAAGCGCCACCGATCCCCGAAGAGGTCGTCGGCCCCGACGGCGACGTCGTCGTCACCGGCGAGGAGATCCGCGACGGCAAGCGGACCTTCCAACGGAACGGGCTGATGAATCACGGCTCGATCCTCGGTAACGGGGCCTACTACGGCGTCGACTACACCGCCGACGCGCTGGAGTTGAAAGTCCACCATATGCGTGATTACTACGCGCGGGAGCGCTATGGGAGCGCCTACGCCGACCTCAGCTCCGAACGGCAGGCCGCGATCGCCGACGTCGTGAAACAGGACCTCGATCTGTCCTACGAGGGCGGACAGATCGAGTACTCCGCGGCGGCGCTGTACGCCCACGAACAGGTGCGTGAGGAGTACGTCCAGCGGTACCACGAGGGCTCACACGAGCGCGGCGTGGGCGCTGGAACGATCGATTCGGCGTCCGACGCGAGGCAGTTCGCTGACTTCGCGATGTGGACCGCGTGGTTCTCCCACACCGACCGTCCGGACAGCAGCCACTCGTACACCAACGACTGGCCCTACCAGCCCGGCGCGGGTAACGACGCCACGCCCGCGGCGATGACGTGGAGCGTCATCGCGATGGTGTTGCTCGTCGCCGGCGCGGGGGCCGGGATCTGGCTCTACCGATCGGTCCAGCTCCCGGAACCCGAAGCGGCGGGCATCTCAGTTCCCCAACCGGGCGACGTCAGCGTCTTCCCGAGCCAACGCGCCGCGTTGCGATTCGTCCCCGTGGCCGCCGGACTGTTCCTCGCACAGGTCCTCCTCGGCGGCTTACTCGCGCACTTCTACATCGAGCGCGCCGGGTTCTTCGGAATCGAGGAAATCTTTGGGATTCATATCCTCCAACTGCTCCCCTTTGCCATCGCGAAGACGTGGCACATCGACCTCGGGGTCCTCTGGATTGCCGCGACGTGGCTCGGCGCGGGACTGTACCTCCCGCCGCTGCTTACCGGCCACGAGCCGAAGCGCCAGTCGACGTACGTCAACGCCCTGCTGGTCGCGATCGTCGTCGTCGTGGTCGGCGGCCTCGCCGGGATCTGGCTCGGCTCGAACGGGTACTTCGGCGATCAGTTGTGGTGGCTCCTCGGAAACGAGGGCCTCGAGTACCTCGAAGTCGGGAAGATCTGGCAGTTCGGCATCCTCGCCGGATTCGGCATCTGGGCGGTGCTGGCGATTCGGGGTCTGAAGCCGCTTTTGGACCGCGAACCGGTCTACGGGCTCGCACATATGATCCTCTATGCGGGCGGCTCGATCGCGCTGTTGTTCGTCGCCGGGTTCCTCTTTACGCCCTCGACAAACATCGCCGTCACCGAGTTCTGGCGCTGGTGGGTCGTCCACATGTGGGTCGAGGGAGCCTTCGAGTTCTTCATCGTCGCCATCGTCGGGCTCACGCTCGTCTCGATGAACCTCCTCTCGCGACGGAGCGCCGAGAAGGCGGTGATGCTGCAGGCGCTGCTCGTGATGGGGACCGGCGTCATCGGCGTCTCGCATCACTACTGGTGGATTGGAATGCCCGATATGTGGGTGCCGATCGGGAGCGTCTTTTCGACGCTCGAACTCATCCCGCTGGTGTTCATCCTCTACGAGGCGCTCGGCCAGTACAGCGCGATGACGGTCGAGGAGTTCCC
This DNA window, taken from Halobellus sp. LT62, encodes the following:
- a CDS encoding MATE family efflux transporter; translation: MSLRNRIGSLFKGPEELNLTSGDIGRPLFYLSLPIVITNLLQTAYNLADTFWLGQYSTEALAAISFAFPMVFLLISLGMGLSVAGSVLVAQHTGAGEEGEAEYAASQTVAFATLGSILLGVVGYFAVGPFISFLGASPDVQPLAAGYMQVISAGMPFMFGFFVFIALMRGYGDTVTPMLVMLGSVVLNIAIDPILIFGFDGNPLFGMLGLRGVEASLFASTGYTGSGVAGAAIATIFSRALAFVVGIVVMLQGVRGVMIHPSQMRPNFGYLRKLVDIGLPASVEVTGRALSVNLLLIVVGMFPTTVVAAFGIGVRVFSVIFLPAIAVARGVETMTGQNIGAGKPDRAGTAADFAAKTMFVVLTVLGVVAIFAAEPIIAVFTNDPAVIEEGSNFLRWVAPSFGFIGVMRAYSGSFRGAGKTLTAAAISIFMLGVIRIPVAYFSSLRIGAEGIWSAFLISNVVGATIAFAWYRRGTWRAGSVRQPTPADD
- a CDS encoding TetR/AcrR family transcriptional regulator; protein product: MTEDTAVEILHATHDALCTHGYADVTMQDIADEVDLCKASIHYHYDGKHDLLLAYLDHLYDRFTDRLSGTEGYPAEERLYMLVDTFISDREDEQAFQTALLEIKAQSPYDSAFRDRLERFDESFSNAIGDIVEEGIESGRFDDDVDPDAVASFLTTFVNGVQTRHVGVGHPPEESADALKEYIAETLCAGDVAPDNIELGAEAAGVGSATE
- a CDS encoding IclR family transcriptional regulator, yielding MTGNLVGADETLFRIVEAMAGAGSMGVTEVATRLDLTKSTAHRHLQTLAAHGYAVNDGGTYRLSHQWFHLGTAVKSSDPFYLASRRELVVLADRTGKTVWGAVEEMGELMFVNGAGARPTHNPDLLIGNWSSITETAAGKAILAALSEERTAEIVENAGGEKSIEDIRTELEYVRTRGYATNLGERISGIYAMGMAVVVDDSVFGAISLSSSSDDLITTDREASVAALSEAVERVEENVSEHT
- a CDS encoding helix-turn-helix domain-containing protein, producing MPRAKLSLDLPEQVWVSALSTDHPDAEFTVLAAMPAGDTGVGLVEVTAADIEPIVSAIDDYDTVTSVTVLEAQATRALVQFETTEPLLIRSLSEAGIPLELPITIVDGEVTVELTAPREKLSELGALLEQFGIPFDLVWITQSIGTQALLTDEQYELLETAVERGYYDTPRTSTLTELAEAVGLAKSTTSEKLHRAEGTVIKEFVSGGERAE
- a CDS encoding helix-turn-helix domain-containing protein — its product is MTSNPLSNALDPDFDAVFGSLASEQCWDVLRTLDHAKTAAEIADACDIPRSTAYQKLEAMAEAGLLRKRKRADAARYSIDFEEVVVTRSKGELELTVVPPSRSAADQLSEMWGEVRSETSGE
- a CDS encoding multicopper oxidase domain-containing protein; this translates as MATYGAPGSTMSRREFLAATGSAGLLGAAGCTAPTNERTQAGVGAGATAAATQDESLPSTSPPEVVDVDEQGGSVTLKSRPARHTAHPLETMGGPVDIPQVWAFQADDGDPSVPGPILRTTEGNDMEVTLDNTEGMRPHTLHFHGVRKAWKDDGVPTTTGIRVDPGEEHTYTIPANVPGTHLYHCHYQTHRHIEMGMYGIFRVDPEGYEPADREYFMTVKDWDSRLPRQMAGEDVSYDPRNRNPDIFTVNGKSAPRTLHPEDGSPIIVSEGDQVRVHFANNGYMSHPLHIHNHRFKRVEKDGGRIPEAAQHEMDVTNVAPAERHTIEFTADAEPGIYLLHCHKVNHVMNGGFYPGGMLGGVVYEAAMDTDIFAQLMEYAGYEG
- a CDS encoding nitric-oxide reductase large subunit, whose protein sequence is MQIRRKTIAKVIAVVFIFNLVVMGTGAWFAYQEAPPIPEEVVGPDGDVVVTGEEIRDGKRTFQRNGLMNHGSILGNGAYYGVDYTADALELKVHHMRDYYARERYGSAYADLSSERQAAIADVVKQDLDLSYEGGQIEYSAAALYAHEQVREEYVQRYHEGSHERGVGAGTIDSASDARQFADFAMWTAWFSHTDRPDSSHSYTNDWPYQPGAGNDATPAAMTWSVIAMVLLVAGAGAGIWLYRSVQLPEPEAAGISVPQPGDVSVFPSQRAALRFVPVAAGLFLAQVLLGGLLAHFYIERAGFFGIEEIFGIHILQLLPFAIAKTWHIDLGVLWIAATWLGAGLYLPPLLTGHEPKRQSTYVNALLVAIVVVVVGGLAGIWLGSNGYFGDQLWWLLGNEGLEYLEVGKIWQFGILAGFGIWAVLAIRGLKPLLDREPVYGLAHMILYAGGSIALLFVAGFLFTPSTNIAVTEFWRWWVVHMWVEGAFEFFIVAIVGLTLVSMNLLSRRSAEKAVMLQALLVMGTGVIGVSHHYWWIGMPDMWVPIGSVFSTLELIPLVFILYEALGQYSAMTVEEFPYRLPFLFIVASGVWNFVGAGVLGFFINLPLINYYEHGTYLTVGHAHAAMFGAFGFLALGMVTYMLQLSIDPERWDGSWLRAAFWCWNVGLALMVFVSVLPVGFLQLEAVFTQGYAAGRSLAFYNQPLVQNLFWARLPGDTLIIVGTAIYAADLLRKRFVLRRSEDDPSVEDMAVAEGVLSDD